The genomic DNA AAAGGCTAAGCAGTATTCTTACATTTCGGTTTGTTCCTGCTCTTTCCTTTGCATGATTTCCCTTCATTCATCGGACAGCGCCCATCTAGGAGAACCTGTGGGTGGCTCTCTTTCTACAGGCTCCCCTTACGAGCCTTTGTTCGTTTCCACTTTTTGTTTGTTGCGTTTTCTGTCTTTTCGCTGCGCTTGTCAAGCCTAAGACAATAACAATATTATAATTAGAAGATGCCGTTGACTTGACTGAAACCGTGAAGTAAATCCAACCCCTAAACAAAAACGGGCAAAAAAGCGCTAATGGGTGACTAACAAATAAACTGACTTTAAAGCCTACCTGACATTTACAGTCCATCATTGCCAATAACAAGTAACAGTCTGGCAATACCGGACAATTTTTAAGGATAGAAACATTTCCATCTTTTTTGCTATTAGAAATACCAGTAAAGGACTAAACCTTTAGTATGCTTCTTACTTGTTTAGGAAAGCTTCAAGAGTTTTGCTCCTGTATTTTGGGGGCCTAGACACCCATCCTCCTTCGCCTTCATCAGTATCTGTGTCATCATCGTCACTAGACATGTGCTCTTTACTTAACTTTGCGAAGGCACGGGACTCAGTCTCATCCTTGACATGAGCTTTTCTTCTCTCATATTTCtatgagataaagaaaaatttgctttttagtACTTTTCAACTAACTTTCATTGCATCATTCAAAATGTatcatttaagttattttaatgCATATTAACTGTATACTTACTCGTTCTTTTCGaagatttttcttatttttcaattttatttcatccgTTATTTTTCCAAGGGCAATCCTCCGTAAGTGCTCATGATACTTTTTGGCAGTccctgaaaaaaacaaaaaaggctttaatttcaaaattgcgtGATTGGGGCCTTATTATCTGTTATGGACAATAAATCTTGGTTGCAGTGGTGTCCTCTAGTTTTAAATTGCTTATATGGTAAACTTACGTTCCAATGCTCGTGATGAGACATGTTTGCTGGTGGGCTTTAAATCTTGTCTTCTCAACAAATATTTCCGATAAAACTTTATGAAAACAACTCTAATCCGGCAAAAATAGCAATTCTCTGTATGTTTttgcaaaattaacaattaGTGACTGGTAAATGACTAAAGGAAAGACTGGCGATGTAAGGTAATCAAGGTTATTCTGCTGCTATAATAATACTAATGATACTAAAAGGTTTTATATGACATTAATATCCTAATGTTCAAAGGCGTTTTACAACACCAGTGAAAATCTTAAAAACTCAGAATAAGAATCAGTCTAAAAGTAATAtcaaaaggtttctttttaaatctttttctaaAAATGGGCAACGCCAAACTATTTTTAATGTCATATGGCAAAGCATTCTACATTGTTAAGGCTGCCACAGAGAAGCATCTAGCACCATATGTTTTTAAGTTGTGTGACAGAATAAAAAGATTTCTAACTGATTAATGTAATTAACCCAATGGGGTGTAGGGTGTAAGCATATCCCATATATTCAATGGTGCCAAGTTGTTGAGTGCCTTATGGGTTATGAAtcaaattataaaattatgCAAAGTTTCACTGGAAGTCGATGGGTACAATATGATCATTCTTTCTTGTAAGGGTGATGAGTCAAGTAGCGGCAGTTTGGATGTGCTGTGAGGTAGGCCGTAAAGTAGAGCATTACAGTGAGCCAACTTTGGAGACTTAAATGCATGAACTTGTAGTTCAGTGATGGACAGCGTTAGGAGCTTCATGATGCAGTTGATGTTTCAGAGATGAtaaacaaagattttcaaatattagcAACATGTTCATTGGAACAAACGTGACTATCAAATAGTACACCAATATTCCTCGTTTTCTGCGAGGAGCGAATGGTTTCTTCACAACTGAGATATCTCAAAGAAGTGGTCTTAAAACATATTTGGTGGAGATTGTCAATAGTTCAGTCTTGTCTCTATTTAGATCTAGGGCAATTAATCAGCATCCAGTGATTACTTTCATTGACACAGCTCTCCATGTCAAACACAGGTAGATCTCTATCACCAGGTATAGTTGGCTGGATGAACAAATAGAGGTGTGAGACATCAGCATAGAAATGATAGCTTGAattgaatttccttttaatGTCTGAAAGCGGTGACGGGTAAAGAAGATGTTAAATGGGTACTAAAGCAGATACTTGATAAACTCCACATCTAAGAGGATGTTTCACAGAGGTACCACCGTTAATAGAAACATACCACATAAGATCAGACAGGTTCATGTAAGATTGTAACCATAGTAGAGGCTCACCTGTTATACTAAAAAATGAGAGAGCTGAACGTCATAATAAACAGCATCAAAAACAGCACATAAGTTATCTCCTTTCTCAAGCAATTATTTGACCTTGTCCAAGTTATGAGCCCAGCACaaagatttttcttaattcagcTGATCAATAAGCGTAGAGGCAAATCTATGTTGATCTTTGTTGGCTTTCCATCAAAGCCGAGGTAGCTTTTTGAACTTTAACTTTTTTATCTCACAAATATGGGAATCAGCAGTGTGGGAAATTGCCCTCTTGTGATCAGATAATTAGTTGTCTAGCATTTGGTTCATCAAATCGAGGACTCTATGCCCATGGCTACATCTacaagatttgttttgattattcaATAAAACGGTGAGAGCTTTGACTCTGCCATCTCCTTCCAATAACTCATGACATACCCTTCAATGATCAGTTGATTTCTTAGCTTAAAGTGcattagccagagcactaaaACTTAAAGCTTATTTGTAAACCATATGCAACAGACACAAGATTGATTTTCgagacaacttttatttaaatCAGTGATAAAGTTTTGGAGAatagttataatttattttaatcatcAGTGACTAGTGACACGCCACAGTCTATACATCTTCCTGTTGAACACCCAGTTCACTTTGGTGGCTCTCATTCTTGCATCCATTTCCTCCAGCAAACTTAAGCTGGGCACCAAAATTCAATAGATATCAAATAGATATTTTGAGCCtttaaaattctattttatGCATTCGTTTGGAGGAATGGGCCACAAAAAATAAAGCCCAAGTTGACACACACGGgagcaaaaatgataaaattaatctTTATTTACCCTGATTAAACAAATCACCTGAACCCAGAGGGAACAGTTGGTAAAAGCTTTTAATCAGCACTGTAATTATGAAACacatgttaaaaatatatacacATCTAAATAAAAGAACTAATAGGAAGATCATAACTATATcggaaataattataatatatgcataaaaaggaaaagcgtAAAAGATAGATACATACTAATGAGAATGAGAATGCTCCTTCATATCTGAATCAAAAAATACCTTAAAACCTTATTTTTCTGCATGTCATGAATACAATATTTACGGTGAGCTGATAACAATATGTATTGTTTAGTTTTCTAATCGCTAGGAAATCTCTTTGTCTCAATCTCCCTAAGCCTGCCCATATGTAGCAATATTTAATccttttatatttatatttgatttaaacttattttcttttaaattt from Pocillopora verrucosa isolate sample1 chromosome 10, ASM3666991v2, whole genome shotgun sequence includes the following:
- the LOC136283783 gene encoding uncharacterized protein — translated: MNLSDLMWYVSINGGTSVKHPLRCGVYQPTIPGDRDLPVFDMESCVNERTAKKYHEHLRRIALGKITDEIKLKNKKNLRKERKYERRKAHVKDETESRAFAKLSKEHMSSDDDDTDTDEGEGGWVSRPPKYRSKTLEAFLNKELEDEETTDESRVEEREGEESDNDSSSGSDCDFENE